A region of Ochotona princeps isolate mOchPri1 chromosome 9, mOchPri1.hap1, whole genome shotgun sequence DNA encodes the following proteins:
- the LOC131481085 gene encoding small ribosomal subunit protein uS5-like: MMAGIDDCYTSARGCTTTLGNFAKATFDAICKTYSYLTPDLWKETVFTKSPYQEFTDYLVKTHTRVSVQRTQAPAVATT, encoded by the coding sequence ATGATGGCTGGTATTGATGACTGCTACACCTCAGCCCGCGGGTGCACCACCACCCTCGGCAACTTCGCCAAGGCCACCTTTGATGCCATCTGCAAGACTTACAGCTACCTGACTCCCGACCTCTGGAAGGAGACGGTGTTCACCAAGTCTCCGTACCAGGAATTCACGGACTACCTGGTGAAGACGCACACCCGTGTGTCCGTGCAGAGGACCCAGGCCCCCGCTGTGGCTACCACCTAA